A section of the Engraulis encrasicolus isolate BLACKSEA-1 chromosome 8, IST_EnEncr_1.0, whole genome shotgun sequence genome encodes:
- the LOC134454800 gene encoding uncharacterized protein K02A2.6-like gives MEQITDLVAKLQDHYEPKNNVIVERFKFQSCTRSGEESVNSFVARLKHQAARCEFAATLEERLRDQLVWGINTEQLQKRLLAVSNLTWVKALELCLAFETAEKGALALQSPKDINKVAPRYQSSKAMRGPSTKTASSQSLRCYRCGEAHRPESCRFKDVECHYCGKKGHIARWCRKKERDSQSPMPGQAGANAITEHPNVQADSGEEDIAHVLAVTEKAPSQIIMQLNINGTETRFEVDTGASRTVMSERTFSRLHAHTPSLSLEPCNISLRSYTGQHIQLKGATEVTVSYKGSSYHLNALVVSGEGSNLLGRDWIKTLPLDWPALLDGLHLVSDYSLAGVLEDHKSVFNDELGELKGTKVTINVDDTVPPRFCKARPVPLALQKKVETELTRLVDSGILQPVTYSEWAAPIVPVQKGDGSIRICGDYKLTVNVASRVEHYPLPRIDELFAKLAGGVCFSKLDMSHAYQQLVLAEDSRKLVTINTHRGLFQYTRLPFGVSSACAIFQRAMEGLLAGIDHVAVYLDDILLTGVNQAQHLRTLKLVLSRLEEAGLRLKRSKCVFMAPEVEYLGHKISSRGLQPLEKKVQAIKDAPKPQNVSELRAYLGMLNYYGRFLPDLASVLAPLHALLRAGVKWEWIAAHDKAFKKSKAMLTSEALLAHYNPVAAGWPKTCPTSELLPYFKRRSELTVEDGVLLWGLRVIIPPRGRQSLKEELHEAHPGASRMKTVARAYMWWPGLDAALEELAQSCIACKEIRNAPPAAPMCPWEWPGKPWTRLHIDYAGPFLGEMFLVLVDSHSKWLEVFPVKSATSTSTVDHLRDVFSTHGLPHTVVSDNGSVFTSSEFEEFLKVNGVRHLTSAPYHPSSNGLVERAVQTVKKSLKKMAGGTLRARLARFLATYRFTPHATTGQSPAEMLFGRRVRTRWDLLRPDIQSKVLRGQETMVANSKRNAVIRDLPLRAAVWVRDFSGREKWLPGTVIDKTGPLSYRVEVAGNVWRRHVDHLLSRNASPQARQDWEPESSDQPDPAPPEDSAVELSDADEVPDPESAEADDAEPAVVPWRSSRRSPLSAQLEVLD, from the exons ATGGAGCAG ATTACTGATTTGGTAGCCAAGCTACAGGACCACTACGAACCAAAGAACAATGTCATTGTGGAAAGATTTAAATTTCAGTCCTGCACACGCAGCGGCGAGGAATCGGTGAACTCGTTTGTGGCTCGTTTGAAACATCAGGCTGCTCGATGTGAATTTGCCGCCACTTTAGAAGAAAGGCTGAGGGATCAGCTCGTGTGGGGCATAAATACTGAGCAGCTCCAAAAACGCCTTCTGGCAGTCTCAAATTTAACATGGGTGAAAGCATTAGAGCTGTGCTTAGCTTTTGAAACGGCGGAGAAGGGGGCTTTAGCCTTACAGTCCCCAAAAGACATAAACAAAGTGGCACCGCGCTACCAGTCCAGCAAGGCTATGAGGGGGCCTAGCACCAAAACTGCATCATCTCAGTCACTGCGCTGCTACAGGTGTGGTGAGGCCCACAGGCCTGAGAGCTGCCGATTTAAAGATGTAGagtgccactactgtggtaagaAGGGCCACATTGCCCGCTGGTGCCGAAAAAAGGAACGTGACAGTCAGAGCCCCATGCCTGGCCAGGCTGGGGCCAATGCAATCACCGAACACCCAAATGTgcaggctgacagtggggaagaaGATATTGCACATGTCCTGGCAGTGACAGAGAAAGCACCCAGCCAAATTATCATGCAATTAAACATCAATGGCACGGAGACACGTTTTGAGGTTGATACTGGGGCGTCCCGAACTGTCATGTCAGAAAGGACATTTTCACGGCTACATGCACACACCCCCTCACTGTCTTTGGAACCATGTAACATTTCTCTCAGATCATACACTGGCCAGCACATCCAATTGAAGGGGGCTACTGAAGTTACAGTGTCTTACAAAGGGAGCTCCTACCACCTTAACGCACTTGTGGTGTCGGGTGAGGGCTCCAATCTGCTGGGGCGTGACTGGATCAAAACTCTGCCCTTAGACTGGCCTGCGCTGCTAGATGGGCTCCATCTGGTGTCTGATTACTCCCTAGCAGGGGTTCTCGAAGACCACAAGTCAGTGTTTAATGATGAGCTAGGGGAGTTAAAAGGCACAAAAGTAACCATCAATGTGGACGACACTGTACCCCCACGGTTCTGCAAAGCGCGCCCTGTTCCGCTGGCCTTACAAAAGAAAGTCGAAACAGAGTTGACTCGGCTGGTGGACTCAGGAATTCTCCAACCGGTGACTTACTCAGAGTGGGCTGCCCCAATTGTGCCAGTTCAAAAGGGAGATGGTTCCATCCGCATCTGTGGTGACTATAAGCTGACAGTGAATGTAGCATCTCGAGTGGAGCACTACCCACTCCCACGGATCGACGAGCTATTTGCAAAGCTGGCTGGAGGTGTCTGCTTCTCCAAGTTAGATATGTCACATGCCTACCAGCAGCTGGTGTTAGCAGAAGACTCCCGAAAACTGGTGACAATCAATACCCACCGCGGCTTGTTCCAATACACGCGCCTTCCATTTGGCGTGTCATCTGCGTGTGCCATTTTTCAGAGGGCAATGGAAGGCTTGCTGGCAGGAATAGACCATGTCGCGGTCTACTTAGACGACATACTCTTGACGGGCGTTAACCAGGCCCAACACCTGCGCACCCTGAAGCTAGTGCTGTCTCGGCTGGAAGAAGCTGGGCTTCGTCTAAAACGGTCCAAGTGCGTCTTCATGGCCCCCGAGGTGGAGTATCTGGGCCATAAGATTTCATCGAGAGGGCTACAGCCCCTGGAAAAGAAGGTGCAGGCAATCAAGGATGCCCCGAAGCCACAGAATGTCAGTGAGCTCCGAGCGTACCTGGGCATGCTCAACTATTATGGGCGCTTCCTTCCAGACTTGGCCTCGGTGCTCGCTCCTCTGCATGCCTTGCTCCGGGCAGGAGTGAAATGGGAGTGGATTGCTGCACATGACAAAGCGTTCAAGAAGTCAAAGGCCATGCTAACGTCAGAGGCGCTGCTGGCTCACTACAACCCTGTGGCGGCAGGCTGGCCTAAGACGTGCCCGACCAGTGAGCTGCTGCCATATTTCAAGCGCCGTTCTGAGCTCACCGTTGAAGACGGAGTACTGTTATGGGGGCTCCGGGTCATCATTCCTCCCCGGGGACGGCAATCCCTCAAGGAAGAGCTGCATGAGGCTCACCCCGGGGCATCACGGATGAAAACTGTAGCACGGGCGTACATGTGGTGGCCGGGGCTGGACGCGGCCCTAGAAGAGCTAGCGCAATCCTGCATTGCTTGCAAAGAAATCAGGAACGCTCCCCCGGCGGCACCCATGTGTCCGTGGGAGTGGCCTGGGAAGCCTTGGACACGCCTACACATTGATTACGCTGGcccctttttaggtgaaatgtTCCTGGTGCTAGTTGACTCCCACTCTAAGTGGTTGGAAGTGTTTCCGGTGAAATCTGCCACTTCGACCTCTACCGTGGACCATCTGCGTGATGTGTTCAGCACACATGGCCTCCCACACACTGTTGTGTCAGATAACGGCTCCGTGTTCACCAGCTCAGAATTCGAGGAGTTTCTAAAGGTAAATGGCGTTCGCCACCTGACCTCCGCGCCCTACCACCCGTCCTCAAACGGGCTGGTGGAGAGGGCAGTCCAAACTGTCAAGAAATCATTGAAGAAAATGGCAGGGGGGACACTTAGGGCGAGGCTTGCAAGATTCTTGGCGACATATCGGTTCACTCCGCATGCCACCACTGGGCAGTCTCCAGCAGAGATGCTGTTCGGTCGGCGGGTGCGCACCAGATGGGACCTGCTGCGGCCAGACATTCAATCAAAGGTCCTCCGTGGTCAGGAGACGATGGTGGCCAACTCCAAAAGAAATGCAGTCATTCGAGACCTACCACTCAGGGCCGCTGTGTGGGTCAGAGACTTTTCTGGTCGGGAAAAGTGGCTGCCAGGCACAGTGATCGACAAGACGGGGCCCCTGTCTTACAGAGTGGAGGTAGCAGGGAATGTGTGGCGTAGGCATGTCGACCACCTGCTAAGCAGAAACGCCTCTCCTCAAGCCAGACAGGACTGGGAGCCAGAGAGCAGTGACCAGCCCGATCCTGCTCCTCCAGAGGACTCGGCTGTGGAGCTCTCAGACGCTGACGAGGTTCCTGATCCAGAGTCGGCAGAAGCTGACGACGCTGAGCCTGCTGTTGTGCCCTGGAGATCTTCTAGA AGAAGCCCCCTCTCAGCCCAGCTTGAAGTGCTTGATTGA